The Roseimicrobium gellanilyticum sequence CCTGGCCTGCCATCCGCATTCATCGCGCCGTCGAGACCACGAGGCACTGCGGGTGGACAATCGCGATAATAGGTGACGCCTTTCACCAGCGTGCCGGCGGTTTTGTGCGTGTCTGCTCTCGAGTTGTTGTAGTTCTTTCCAATGGTGGCATCAGAACCCGGTGGACCAAATTGTCCTCCGTAGGTGTGATTCCCCATCCGGAGGAAATGCAGGCGCTCCACGTCGAGACTCGCATATTGCGGATGGGTGGTGAACCAGGTCTCCGGCACTTCCTTCATGAGTGACACCATGCGCAGGTCACCTTTGATGACATTGTCCACGCCGATCTCCACGCTGCGGGTGATATCCCCGTCGCGGATGATGGAGGTCATGAAATCACCCGGTGCCACATTGAAGCGGCCAGCGATGTCATTGAACCCCTTGTTCAAGCTGTCATCGGTCAATCGTGGAACCTTGAGCTTCACTGGAGGAAAGGTCAGGGTCAGCTTTTGCACCGTTTGTGCCGCGCCCAGTCCATTCTGCACCTCGACGGTGATGGTACCTCCGGAGAACTGAAAGTCCGTCTTCCCGGTGACATTGATCTTCTTGCTGTAGAAGGGGAATCCCTTTTCCGGGTCACCTTGTACCAGGGTTCGGCCACCGGATTTTCCGTTGCCTGTGGCGCTGTCGATGTTCGCCTGCTTGAACTGCTGTGTCAGGCCATTGAACGGAGTGGAGTGTCCACCTCCGACCCAGCCCACGGCCACATTGGCATGGAGCGTGGCATCGCTGGGAAAGCCGAGATTGTCCGAGCCAGCCTGAAAGCCCTGCAGTCCGGTGATCCTGTACCGCACATCGGGCGACCAGCTCGGTGGTCCGGAGGTCGGTGAGAAGGGCTCCACGATGACAAAGGCCTGCATCTCGGAGGTGGCCTTGGTGCCGTCGGGTTTGTTTTGTGTCGCCGACGCCGCGAAGACGATGGCGACTTCAGTGACGGTAGGGAAGCGGCCAAATCCCCGGGAACCATTCGTCGAGACCGCTGGTACAGCGGAGGATTCTCCCAGATACTTGCCCGTGCGCTGGGGGAGGAAGTAGTACTTCGGCTCCATGGCCGTGCTGTAGCTGTTCACGGACCAGCGCAGAAGGTCGACCATCTCGGTGAGCACCTGGTTGCGTCGATCTGCGCCCCACTTGATTTCAAAGGTGCTGCCAAATCCGGGAACGGGATAGGTGCGGTTGGCCGACTTCGCGCCCGTGTAGGGCTGCAGCATGCCGGTGTACATGTCCGTATTGCGGCCCGGGCATCCGTCGCCGAGTTCGCCTTTCACGTTCTGTGAAGAGCCGGGCTCGGTCGTCGATTTGAAATTGGACTGGCGATGGAAGTACCACGGTCGTCCACCCGCAGTCCCGAGGAATGCGAGCAGCTTGTCCATGGCATTCCGCTGGGAGGTATTCAGCGACATGGGCCAGAGCATCACGCGCGGCTTGTTGAACATCGTGAGCTCCGGCGCGCGACTGTGCGCCGTGAGGAAGAATCTTCCCAGTGCGATATCTGCATGCGTCAGCGGTGGGTCTTGCAGCTTCCGGTCCCGATCAAATACCAGCTCATCCAGATTCGCATAAAGGCGGGCGTCCTTTCCTGTGAGGGAAATGGCCGTGGTCGCGGCCTCCGTACCGCCTTTGCTCCCACCCCATGCGATGCGTGGGCTGATTTTGAAGTAGGGTTCCAGTGCCTCGGCCAAGGCAGTATCACTCGCGCCTGGATCGACCAGCCATGAGGAGCCAAAGGCTTGAAATACCGGGCTCAGACACGTCTGTGCCGGATGTCCTGCATAGCGGGCAAACTCATTCTGCACCGGCTGCTTCACCGCGTAGTTGTTTTCAGTGGCGGTGTAGGATCGCGGCACGTCCCACGGGCGGCTCTCGGAGGCCGTGTTGATGTTGATCTTGCAGGACTCGTCATCGGTCCAAAACGCCAGCCTGCCGGTGATGGGATTCTGCGCGGTGGGTTTGTCTGCAGGCAGGAATTCGAGGCCTTGTTCGGCGTTTCCGCCGACTGGCGCGACCAACTTGCCATCCGCCAGCACGTAGAGCCATTTCACCGGCATGGGCAGGCGCGCTTCGCGATCGGTCTCATCCGAGGGAATCTTGGTCCCCGGCACGGCCGATTCATCAATGGCGAATCCATCCACCGCCTTCCCACCGTTGCGGGCGAATGTGGCGCGCGGGTCAGAGATGGGGAATGCGGTTTCCACCTTGTCAGAGCCCGCTACGACCACCGGGGCTGGCTCATTCACATCCACATACATGCCCGGCACCTTCTGCCAGTCCTTGAGGGCGCTCACATCCGCATCCAGAGCCGTCTTCACCTGGGCGGCGGTCATGCCCTCTTTCGTGGCAGTCGCGCCCTTGTTGGTCACTACCATCTGCTCGTCAGAATACAGCTTGTACAAGGCGATGGTTTTGGAGCGGGAATAGTCCGTGTTACCCACGGTTGCGTCTGCCTCCGTGCCAAACACACGCAGCATCCCCGGTTGGGATGACCAGGAGCGCTCCACGCCATTTTGCTCAGTGGCCCTGCGGATTTGGGCGATGGCAAGATTCACCGGAAGCTCAGAAAGGATCCGGGCATCCGTCATGTCAGAGAATGCGGCGGAAGACCGCTGCTCGGTACGGGAAAGCGCCAGCAGGGAGAGCACCAGCATGGACACCACTACGATGGTCCCCAGGACGAGGACGAGGGCGACTCCTGATTGCGTATGCAGGCGTGTTCTTAGGTGAAAGTGTATCATAAAATAAGATTTCATGATGCAAACACACAATGATATGTATCGGAAGACATGGCACAAATGGCGGCAACCGCTGCAGCGGCGCGCCTCTCAGACTCGGATGGGGGATCGGCTGGATGCTTCCTCGATTGCAGGCGTCACCTGATCACGCCTGCCTGTGCGGCCTCTATTGCCGCTCGCCCAGCCGGAGGACTCCTACTCTAGGGGAAAGACTCAGCGCGGACGCTGAGCGACATATGCTGCAAGTCGTGACCGGGGGCTTCCAGGTCCGTGCCTGAGTGGCGTGGAGCGGATCTGGTGTGGGCAGCATTTCGTGCCACCGATGGCAAGAGACAGGCAACACCTGGTTCGTCTCTAGCAGGCACCGGGCGCGAACCGTGGGGGGAAGGGGCGCGCATGTTCGTTGGGGGATTTACATGGAATATACAGAATCCATCCCCTGAATGACCAGACTAAAACCGATCACCTCTCATTATTAGTTATTCGAAGATAAAACAGCATTTTGCACGCTAACATAAGCGTGACATAACATGACGCGCTTATATCGAATAACCCACCTTGTGCAAGACGGCGCTATTCCTTGCTTGCCTTCTCGTGTCGCAGGATGCCTTCATACGTACAGCGTGCGAACATGTCTGGTGTCATGAAGCCCTTGCCCAGCTTTTCATCGTACGCCTTGCTGGGGAGCGTGGAGACGGCCTCCTCCAGCGTGTGTCCATCGGACTGCAGGTTGTGCATCCGTTCATACATGGCTTCGAGGAACGCGAGATACTCTTTCAAGTTTTGCTGCGTGGCGAGAGGACCATGACCGGGAATGACGCGGGTTTTTTCATCCGTGTACTCCAGGGCGGTGCGAACCGCTGCGGCCACGCCGCCCAGCCATCCCTTGCTGGAGAAGTCGATGAAGGGGTAGGAACCGTGGAAGAACACGTCACCGAGGTGCAGCACGTTCGCCTTCTCCAGATGCACGAGCACATCGCCATCCGTGTGTGCGGGAGCCACGGGGACGAGGCGGATGACTTCACCATTGAAGTGAATCTGGGTTTCATCCTGGATCGCGACGATGGGACGCGCTTTCGGCGGCAGCGCCGGCATGTCCTTGTTGAAAAACTCATTGCGCTGGTCCTTGGACACGCGTGCGAGGCAGTTCAGCGAAGAGAAAATGCGCGCTCCGCCTTTAGAGAGATTCGCATTGCCGCCCACGTGATCGAAGTGCCAGTGGGTATTCACCAGGATGTTGGCGGGGCCGCCTGCGGCACGGAGAATCTCTGCTGCCACGCCCAGCGCGGCATTCTCCAGACCGCTGTCGACCACTACCACGCCATCCTCACCACCGAAGGCGAGGATGTTTCCGCCCGCACCGGAGATCATGGCGAGCTTCTCGCCGAGGCTTTCTGCTTTTATCGGCTGGGCGGGCGCGGCAGTAGGGTCTGGCTGTTTCTTTTCCTCAGCAGACACTTGCGATCCAAAGGCCGCACCTCCCAGAGCAAACGCCATGGAGCGCAGGGAATCACGACGAGTAAGCAGAGACATGAGCGGCTGGGTCTTCATGCCGCCAGTGTTTGTGCGGGTGCTGGTTTTGCCAAGCAAAACAATGTAGAAGGCCTCTCCAGAGGCCTTTCATTCTGCCTGCCAGGCACAAAAAACGCGGACCAGTTTCCCGGTCCGCGTTGATGATTGTCTTGTGATGAAGAGCAAGGCTTCTGGAGAAGCCTGCTACACTTCTCACTCGTAGCTCGCCTGGGAGCCGCCGATTTCGCGCTTCTTCACCCAGCTCATGAGGCTGCGGAGACGGCCGCCCACTTCTTCAATCGGATGCTCTTTGCCTTCCTTGCGGAGGCGGTCGAAGTTGGGCTGGCCGGCGTTGAACTCGTCCATCCACTCCTTGGCGAACTCACCCTTCTGGATGCGCTCAAGCTGGGCCTTCATGTTGGCCTTCACGTGGTCGTCGATGATCTTCGGACCCACCGTGACGTCACCGTACTCGGCGGTCTCGGAGATGGAGAAGCGCATGCCAGCGATGCCGGCTTCGAACATGAGGTCCACGATGAGCTTCAGTTCGTGCAAGCACTCGAAGTAGGCCATCTCGGGCTGATAGCCGGCTTCCACCAGCGTTTCGAAGCCAGCCTTTACCAGGGCGGTGGTACCGCCGCAAAGCACAACCTGCTCACCGAAGAGGTCGGTTTCGGTTTCTTCCTTGAAGGAGGTCTCGAACACACCACCACGGGTGCCGCCGATGCCCTTGGCCCAGGCCAGAGCGATGTCCTTGGCGTTGCCGCTCTTGTCCTGATAGATGGCGATGAGCGTGGGAACGCCCTTGCCTTCGGTGTACTGACGGCGCACGAGGTGGCCAGGTCCCTTGGGGGCGACCATGATCACGTTCACGTTGTCCGGAGGAGTGATGGTCTTGAAATGAACCGCGAAGCCGTGGCTGAACAGGAGGGTCTTGCCTTCGGTCAGGTTGGGGGCGATGTCGGCGTTGTACACCTTGGGGATCACGGTGTCCGGCACGGCGACCATGATCACGTCTGCTTCCTTCACGGCGTCAGCGGTGTCGAGCACCTTGAAGCCGCGCTCTTCAGCCACCTTGCGGGACTTGGAGGCGGGGTAGAGGCCAATCACGACATTTACACCGCTCTCTTTGAGGTTGAGGGCGTGGGCGTGGCCCTGGGAGCCGAAGCCGATGACCGCGCAGGTCTTACCGCGCAAGGGTTCGAGGCTGGCGTCGTTTTCCGTATAAATAGTGGCTGCCATGAGAGGGTCGTGGGTTTGGGTTAGAAGGGCGGGCAGTTTGGGGCAGGGGGCAGGGGGCGTCAAGGAAAACGCAGTACTCGCCGGACAGGCCCAAATGACTGCCAGCCGGGCCCGGCTGGGTTGGTGGTCGCCATGCCTTCAGGTTCAGGGCACTGAGAGCGACTTCCCGTTGTCCTGTTTTCCCAATTTCATGAGGTAAGGCACGGCTCTTTTGGCCCACTCACTGGCCTTGGGGTAGCTTGAGGCGTCTCCGCCGAAGCAACTCCGCAGCATCTCGGTATCGATGATGCCTGGGTTCAGCGCCACCACGGCGATGTCACCGCCAGTCTCTTGGGCGACCGCCTGGCTGAGACCTTCCACGGCATACTTCGTGGCGCAGTAGGGTGCGACTTCAGGAGATGTGCTGCGGCCCCAGCCGGAGGAGAAATTTACAATGACGCCCGAGCCGCGTTTCATCATGGGCTGGATGAGGTGACGCATCATCGAGGCGGTGCCCTTGATATTCACATCGATCACCTCACTGAATTCCTTCGCAGATACTTCCCAGATCGGGTTGCTGTGATTGATGAGGGCGGCGTTGTTCAGCAGGAGATCCGGTGCCCCGTGACGTTGCAGCACTTCCGCGCAGAAGTTCATCACATCCTCTTCATCCGCGACATTGGAGCTTTGAAAAAAGTGTGGTGCGGGGAATTCCGAACGCAGGGCGCTGATGGCTTCCGTGCTGCGCCCACATCCTGCCACGGTCCAACCTGCCCTGGCAAACTCTGCGACCATGGCGCGGCCCAGACCGCGCGTGCAACCGGTGATGACGACGTATTTGGAGGTGCTCACAAGCGGCAGGACTAAACGCAAAGCAGTGGAGCAGCAAAGAGGGAAATAAAGTAATCGCGTAGCACGGGTTGATTGGCCTTACCACCACAGCCAGAAATCATTGTGCGGACGGGATTTCGCAACGGAAGTTTCTAAATCCAGTGCGTGTGGTCTGGCGTAAAACCATTTACACCAAACCTATTTGCTCACACCATGTCCTCCATGACCACCGTGCAGACCGCCGCCACCGGACGCAAGTTTCCGAAGTTTGATCTCGCCCGTCTCCTGGGGACGGTCTTTGAGCCCACTTTCGGTCGCCGTGTGTGCATCTTGATTGATCTTCCTGACCTCGCCGAAGCGAAGGGCATGGCCTTTCTGAACAACCCGGAGCGCAAGGTGCAGCGCAAGGCCCATGAAGCTTTCTACCAAGGTCTTCATGGCGGGGTGATGGAGGAACTCGCGCTCAAGGGCGGTGAGATTTTTGCCTACGAAAAGACCGGCGGCAGCAATCTGGATCTGCCCGACCGATGTGTGGACATGGAGGGCAATGAACTGAGCCTTGAGAAGGATGTGTATTCCAAGTATGACCTCGTTCTGTGCATTTCTACCTTTAGCGCCACCGCTCCTCTCACGGCTTTTGCGAAGCAGTACGGATTCCGCGGCGCCACCCTGCACGGTCTGAATGATGTGATTCTCAGCACCGGTCTCGCAGTGGACTACAATGATGTGAGCCGCGATGCGGAAAAGCTCCGCGCGTCCATGACGAAGGCGGATTGGGTGGAAATCGATTTCACGGTGGAGGGCCACGAAGAAATGACTGTGCGCCTCGAACTGAATCGTCAGGAAGCGCAGAAGAGCCACGGCCTCTGTCAGGGTGATGCTCCAGATGTGGCGAACCTTCCCGCGGGTGAAGTGTACTTCGTGCCCACGGGTGCGGAAGGACAGTTTCCCCTGAAGTATGAAGACGGAACGCTCGGCCGTCTGACGGTCACCGGCGGCCGAATCATCAAGGCTGAGCTGATTGAAGGAAAGCAGGAGACCATTGATGAGCACAACCGGAAGCTGCAGGATGATCCCATGACCGGTGTGCTCGGTGAGTTGGGCTTTGGCACGCAGGTGTTGCCTGTCTCCGGCGCTGACATTCAGGATGAAAAGGTGCTTGGCACCTGCCATCTCGCCACCGGTCGCGATGACCATCTGGGTGGACACATCACGCCCGATCAATTCAAGCGCCGCCAGAATGCGACGCATGACGACATCCTCTTCGCCCCGCACAAGACGCCGAACTTTGACATCAAGCAGGCGCGCATGCACCGTGATGGCAAGACCACCGTGCTGATTGAGCACTTCCAGCCGGCGGAGTATCTGCGCAAGGCGTTGGAGAGCTGAGATGCTGCGCGGAGCGCAGAATGTAGAAGGCTTCTCCAGAAGCCTTTTGTGTCTGCGTTTCCCATGGCGTCCTCTTCGTGAAGGGCCCCAATGAAAGGCTTCTGGAGAAGCCTTCTACATTGAGTGCCTGCAAACCCCATCCTAAGCTCCCTTCGATGAGCAACATTTACGAGAGCGAGCGCTTGCTGAACGAATACCTGCTTTTCCACTATGGCAGCCCCACAGAGATTTTGCCGTGGGACTTCGGCCCGGTGGAAGCGCTGGGCTTCGCAGAACGCAGTGTGAATCTCCTGCAGGATCGCATGCTCATCGCCGCTCAAGGTGCTGCTGCGCTTGATCTTGGCTGTGCCGTGGGCCGTTCATGTTACGAGCTCGCTCATGGTTGTGAGCGCGTGATCGGCATCGACTACTCCCAGTCCTTTGTGAATGCGGCCGAGAAAGTGCGTGTCTCAGGCGAACTCCCCTACCAGCAGCACATCGAAGGTCGCGAAATCCGCGAACTCATTGCGAAGCGTCCCGAATGTGGCGATGCCTCTCGCATCTCTTTCGAGCAGGGAGATGCCATGAACATTCGCGCGGACATCGGAAACTTTGATGTGGTACACGCTGCTAATCTCCTCTGTCGCCTTCCTGAGCCGCAGAAACTCATCCAGCGCCTGCCCGACCTCGTGAAGCCCGGCGGGCAGCTTCTGCTCACCACGCCGTGTACCTGGTTGGAGGAGTTCACACCTTCACAAAACTGGCCTCAAGGAAGTACGTTCGAATGGCTGAAGGAAAGCCTCTCGGGCAGCTTCGAACTCGCCGAGCAGGTGGACCTGCCCTTCCTGATTCGCGAACACGCGCGGAAATATCAGTGGAGTGTGGCACTCGGCACGCGATGGGTCAGATTGTGAGCCACCGGCTCCATCGCATGAGAACCTTGTTCGTCTTTCTTTGGCTCGCGCTCCTCACGGGAACCCCCAGCCTCCACGCTCAATGGCGCCTTGCCGGCCAGTCGGAGGCCGTGGTGCTCGCGAGTGGCGCCACGCATGTACGACGTGGTGTGAGTGGCCCTGCGAACGTGGAGTTGAAGCTCGTGTTCTTTGACGCAACGAAGTGTGACCTTCGCATCATCGACCAGCCGCAGCGCTCCAGCGCGGGCTCCCTCGGTGACGTCATGCGCTCGGACAACTTCATCGCCGGATGCAATGCAGGTTACTTCAATCCAGAGTTTGGACCACTTGGCCTCGTCGTTTCCAAGGGAACGCGCGTCGGCAGCTTTCAGAAGTCGTCCCTGCTGGGCGGAGTGATCCAAGTTCGCAAGGGTCGGCCCACCCTGCTCTGGCGGGATGAGTACACAGAGCAGAAAGGCATCACGGAACTGGTACAGGCCGGGCCGCGCCTCGTGAATGGAGGCAAGCCGGTGGCCGGTCTGGAGGCCACCAAGCGCCGTGCCCGCACCTTCATCATGACAGATTGCGCCGGGAAGTGGGCCATTGGCATCTGTGATCGCGCCAGCCTGCGGGAGCTTTCGGACATCCTCG is a genomic window containing:
- the vccA gene encoding Verru_Chthon cassette protein A translates to MKSYFMIHFHLRTRLHTQSGVALVLVLGTIVVVSMLVLSLLALSRTEQRSSAAFSDMTDARILSELPVNLAIAQIRRATEQNGVERSWSSQPGMLRVFGTEADATVGNTDYSRSKTIALYKLYSDEQMVVTNKGATATKEGMTAAQVKTALDADVSALKDWQKVPGMYVDVNEPAPVVVAGSDKVETAFPISDPRATFARNGGKAVDGFAIDESAVPGTKIPSDETDREARLPMPVKWLYVLADGKLVAPVGGNAEQGLEFLPADKPTAQNPITGRLAFWTDDESCKININTASESRPWDVPRSYTATENNYAVKQPVQNEFARYAGHPAQTCLSPVFQAFGSSWLVDPGASDTALAEALEPYFKISPRIAWGGSKGGTEAATTAISLTGKDARLYANLDELVFDRDRKLQDPPLTHADIALGRFFLTAHSRAPELTMFNKPRVMLWPMSLNTSQRNAMDKLLAFLGTAGGRPWYFHRQSNFKSTTEPGSSQNVKGELGDGCPGRNTDMYTGMLQPYTGAKSANRTYPVPGFGSTFEIKWGADRRNQVLTEMVDLLRWSVNSYSTAMEPKYYFLPQRTGKYLGESSAVPAVSTNGSRGFGRFPTVTEVAIVFAASATQNKPDGTKATSEMQAFVIVEPFSPTSGPPSWSPDVRYRITGLQGFQAGSDNLGFPSDATLHANVAVGWVGGGHSTPFNGLTQQFKQANIDSATGNGKSGGRTLVQGDPEKGFPFYSKKINVTGKTDFQFSGGTITVEVQNGLGAAQTVQKLTLTFPPVKLKVPRLTDDSLNKGFNDIAGRFNVAPGDFMTSIIRDGDITRSVEIGVDNVIKGDLRMVSLMKEVPETWFTTHPQYASLDVERLHFLRMGNHTYGGQFGPPGSDATIGKNYNNSRADTHKTAGTLVKGVTYYRDCPPAVPRGLDGAMNADGRPGDFDNGTGKIEDGPYINKADEGNLATGANSYFSRGSFNVETGASYSPNRQIASAVAFGSLPTGMYKASDTATAVRPWQTLLFCPNPASRSTSSTSEPNKLDHEGFKSPRDHLILDLFWMPVVEPYAISEAFSTAGKININYEMMPFRHIERSTGLYGAMKSTIFAAITPNSAGGKTSAGYNNGSGKNYKEGTIHNKELRYLVNVKETLKGFKRRFGQGDVFRSASEICEIFLVPQRIPGKTYNDDAKVPGTYEDIVQWWNGNLNQADAFEITGDNSREAPYGQLYPRLTTKSNTYTVHYRVQMLRKARSTDASRWIEGKDSVQSEYRGSTTLERYMDPNDKELVNVGQGYGDFPKTWDQHYRFRVVERKQFAP
- a CDS encoding MBL fold metallo-hydrolase, which codes for MSLLTRRDSLRSMAFALGGAAFGSQVSAEEKKQPDPTAAPAQPIKAESLGEKLAMISGAGGNILAFGGEDGVVVVDSGLENAALGVAAEILRAAGGPANILVNTHWHFDHVGGNANLSKGGARIFSSLNCLARVSKDQRNEFFNKDMPALPPKARPIVAIQDETQIHFNGEVIRLVPVAPAHTDGDVLVHLEKANVLHLGDVFFHGSYPFIDFSSKGWLGGVAAAVRTALEYTDEKTRVIPGHGPLATQQNLKEYLAFLEAMYERMHNLQSDGHTLEEAVSTLPSKAYDEKLGKGFMTPDMFARCTYEGILRHEKASKE
- the ilvC gene encoding ketol-acid reductoisomerase, which produces MAATIYTENDASLEPLRGKTCAVIGFGSQGHAHALNLKESGVNVVIGLYPASKSRKVAEERGFKVLDTADAVKEADVIMVAVPDTVIPKVYNADIAPNLTEGKTLLFSHGFAVHFKTITPPDNVNVIMVAPKGPGHLVRRQYTEGKGVPTLIAIYQDKSGNAKDIALAWAKGIGGTRGGVFETSFKEETETDLFGEQVVLCGGTTALVKAGFETLVEAGYQPEMAYFECLHELKLIVDLMFEAGIAGMRFSISETAEYGDVTVGPKIIDDHVKANMKAQLERIQKGEFAKEWMDEFNAGQPNFDRLRKEGKEHPIEEVGGRLRSLMSWVKKREIGGSQASYE
- a CDS encoding SDR family oxidoreductase, translating into MSTSKYVVITGCTRGLGRAMVAEFARAGWTVAGCGRSTEAISALRSEFPAPHFFQSSNVADEEDVMNFCAEVLQRHGAPDLLLNNAALINHSNPIWEVSAKEFSEVIDVNIKGTASMMRHLIQPMMKRGSGVIVNFSSGWGRSTSPEVAPYCATKYAVEGLSQAVAQETGGDIAVVALNPGIIDTEMLRSCFGGDASSYPKASEWAKRAVPYLMKLGKQDNGKSLSVP
- a CDS encoding aminopeptidase, which codes for MSSMTTVQTAATGRKFPKFDLARLLGTVFEPTFGRRVCILIDLPDLAEAKGMAFLNNPERKVQRKAHEAFYQGLHGGVMEELALKGGEIFAYEKTGGSNLDLPDRCVDMEGNELSLEKDVYSKYDLVLCISTFSATAPLTAFAKQYGFRGATLHGLNDVILSTGLAVDYNDVSRDAEKLRASMTKADWVEIDFTVEGHEEMTVRLELNRQEAQKSHGLCQGDAPDVANLPAGEVYFVPTGAEGQFPLKYEDGTLGRLTVTGGRIIKAELIEGKQETIDEHNRKLQDDPMTGVLGELGFGTQVLPVSGADIQDEKVLGTCHLATGRDDHLGGHITPDQFKRRQNATHDDILFAPHKTPNFDIKQARMHRDGKTTVLIEHFQPAEYLRKALES
- a CDS encoding methyltransferase domain-containing protein, which gives rise to MSNIYESERLLNEYLLFHYGSPTEILPWDFGPVEALGFAERSVNLLQDRMLIAAQGAAALDLGCAVGRSCYELAHGCERVIGIDYSQSFVNAAEKVRVSGELPYQQHIEGREIRELIAKRPECGDASRISFEQGDAMNIRADIGNFDVVHAANLLCRLPEPQKLIQRLPDLVKPGGQLLLTTPCTWLEEFTPSQNWPQGSTFEWLKESLSGSFELAEQVDLPFLIREHARKYQWSVALGTRWVRL
- a CDS encoding phosphodiester glycosidase family protein → MRTLFVFLWLALLTGTPSLHAQWRLAGQSEAVVLASGATHVRRGVSGPANVELKLVFFDATKCDLRIIDQPQRSSAGSLGDVMRSDNFIAGCNAGYFNPEFGPLGLVVSKGTRVGSFQKSSLLGGVIQVRKGRPTLLWRDEYTEQKGITELVQAGPRLVNGGKPVAGLEATKRRARTFIMTDCAGKWAIGICDRASLRELSDILATPALFPEMEVERALNFDGGSSTGLWFRQADGKESYSREFATVRNFLAVMPRR